A genomic stretch from Brachyhypopomus gauderio isolate BG-103 unplaced genomic scaffold, BGAUD_0.2 sc43, whole genome shotgun sequence includes:
- the utp25 gene encoding U3 small nucleolar RNA-associated protein 25 homolog isoform X2: protein MGKRRQKHQDLRALTKKQKKHLKEFGEQHPFHDNVTERHEKTHIMRLPNSPEHSGPDSDEDDGEGKPSAYEQLLSTMNHVAGQDSEDEESEDDDEEEELVNSNEGDVDQSRDDDDEDGDKDDDEDEEDDGEGDAAPAKSTDEEPEEGGMKRVEEKNDDEEEPQEEFTDQVQEAEFCLETNLPVDEGQEEPQQEEPQREEQHLTEDTFVKHVETELSDAEVKMISEGSKTKTQVKWPRLGTLQCVNTLERFPSVGVAPSLPLPSFHKVLEPNWRSLNRSSHPEGGDVPELTDLQKELLRLMGSYRDVYYPECSPLKEGPEVRRAYCLHALNHVLKANSRVLAHNAQLKVKGADEEEEFRDQGLTRPKVLILVPFRDGALRVVQTFIALLETEGKKMDVSHKKRFRDEYGEEPTDRPSNLHRPDDYLAVFSGNVDDHFRIGVSILKRSMRLYSPFYSSDVIIASPLGLRTLLGAEGEAQRDFDFLSSVELLVVDQADVILMQNWEHMLHVLKHMNLQPLDSHGVDFSRVRLWNLNNWASYYRQTLVFSATQEPQINNILSKHCHNYRGQVATKNLPKTGSICQVMVQLPHVFHAFQADSFMDQDARFQFFVDKVLPQFRDSVMSHTLVYVPSYFDFVRLRSYLRKEDVSFASVSEYSQRAEVSQARHYFQRGEKQLMLFSERFHFYKRYTIKGIQNLIFYALPTYAHFYSEVCNMLQVGSLEGVASLTCTVLYSRYDAHRLAGVVGGERAAHMLRSKKSVHLFVTGEENNG from the exons ATGGGGAAAAGAAGACAGAAACATCAAGATCTGAGGGCTTTAACGAAAAAGCAAAAGAAACACCTGAAAGAGTTTGGAGAGCAACATCCCTTTCATGATAA TGTTACTGAGAGGCACGAGAAAACACACATTATGCGATTG CCCAACAGTCCGGAGCACTCCGGGCCCGACAGCGATGAAGACGACGGGGAAGGAAAACCGTCTGCGTATGAACAGCTGCTGTCAACAATGAACCATGTGGCTGGGCAAGACAGCGAggatgaggagagtgaggatgatgatgaggaagaggaactgGTCAACTCGAACGAAG GCGATGTAGATCAAagcagagatgatgatgatgaggacggtgacaaagatgatgatgaagacgaGGAAGATGACGGCGAGGGCGATGCAGCACCAGCGAAGTCCACAGACGAAGAACCTGAGGAAGGAGGGATGaagagagtggaggagaagaaTGACGATGAGGAGGAACCACAGGAGGAGTTCACAGACCAGGTGCAGGAGGCCGAGTTCTGCCTGGAGACGAACCTCCCTGTGGACGAGGGACAGGAGGAGCCACAGCAGGAGGAGCCACAGCGGGAGGAACAGCACCTCACGGAAG ACACGTTTGTGAAGCACGTGGAGACGGAGCTGAGTGATGCAGAGGTCAAGATGATCTCAGAGGGCTCTAAAACGAAGACTCAGGTGAAG TGGCCCAGGCTGGGCACGCTGCAGTGCGTGAACACTCTGGAGCGGTTTCCCTCGGTGGGCGTGGCTCCCTCTCTGCCCTTGCCTTCCTTCCACAAGGTGCTGGAGCCAAACTGGCGGTCCCTGAACCGGTCCTCCCATCCTGAAGGGGGAGACGTGCCGGAACTCACAGACCTGCAGAAGGAGCTGCTGAGACTTATGG GGTCCTACAGGGATGTGTATTACCCAGAATGCTCTCCGCTGAAGGAGGGGCCAGAGGTTCGTCGGGCGTACTGCCTCCATGCCCTCAATCATGTGCTGAAGGCCAACTCCAGGGTCCTTGCCCACAATGCCCAGCTGAAGGTCAAAGGTgcggatgaggaggaggagttcaGGGACCAGGGCCTCACTCGGCCCAAG GTCCTGATCCTGGTGCCGTTCCGGGATGGTGCTCTGCGGGTCGTGCAGACGTTCATCGCCCTGTTGGAGACTGAGGGGAAGAAAATGGACGTGAGCCACAAGAAGAGGTTTCGGGACGAGTACGGCGAGGAACCGACCGACAGGCCGTCCAACCTGCACCGGCCGGACGACTACCTCGCCGTGTTCTCGGGCAACGTGGACGACCACTTCAGGATAG GCGTGTCCATCCTGAAGCGCAGCATGCGTCTCTACTCTCCTTTCTACTCGTCCGACGTCATCATCGCGTCTCCGTTGGGCTTGCGCACCCTGCTGGGCGCGGAGGGGGAGGCCCAGCGCGACTTCGACTTCCTGTCCTCCGTCGAGCTGCTCGTCGTCGACCAGGCCGACGTGATACTCATGCAGAACTGGGAGCACATGCTG CACGTGCTGAAACACATGAACCTGCAGCCGCTGGACTCGCACGGCGTGGACTTCTCGCGCGTGCGCTTGTGGAACTTGAACAACTGGGCGTCCTACTACAGACAGACGCTGGTGTTCAGTGCCACCCAGGAGCCCCAGATCAACAACATCCTCTCCAAACACTGCCACAACTACCGGGGGCAG GTTGCTACTAAGAACCTGCCCAAAACGGGCTCCATCTGCCAGGTGATGGTGCAACTGCCACACGTCTTTCACGCGTTCCAAGCCGACAGTTTCATGGACCAGGATGCCAG GTTCCAGTTCTTTGTGGACAAGGTGCTTCCCCAGTTCAGGGATTCGGTCATGTCCCACACGCTGGTCTACGTGCCGTCGTACTTCGACTTCGTACGCTTGCGGAGCTACCTGCGAAAGGAGGACGTGAGTTTCGCGAGCGTCAGCGAGTACTCGCAGCGAGCGGAGGTGTCACAAGCTCGCCATTACTTCCAGAGAGGAGAAAAACAGCTCATGCTATTTTCCGAGAGGTTCCACTTTTACAAGAG GTACACCATTAAAGGGATCCAGAACCTCATCTTCTATGCCCTGCCCACCTACGCCCACTTCTACAGCGAGGTGTGCAACATGCTGCAGGTGGGCTCCCTAGAGGGCGTGGCCTCCCTCACCTGCACGGTGCTGTACTCCCGCTACGACGCTCACAGGCTGGCGGGCGTGGTCGGCGGAGAACGCGCTGCCCACATGCTCCGCTCCAAGAAGTCTGTTCACCTGTTTGTCACCGGAGAGGAGAACAATGGTTAA
- the utp25 gene encoding U3 small nucleolar RNA-associated protein 25 homolog isoform X1 — protein sequence MGKRRQKHQDLRALTKKQKKHLKEFGEQHPFHDNVTERHEKTHIMRLPNSPEHSGPDSDEDDGEGKPSAYEQLLSTMNHVAGQDSEDEESEDDDEEEELVNSNEVGDVDQSRDDDDEDGDKDDDEDEEDDGEGDAAPAKSTDEEPEEGGMKRVEEKNDDEEEPQEEFTDQVQEAEFCLETNLPVDEGQEEPQQEEPQREEQHLTEDTFVKHVETELSDAEVKMISEGSKTKTQVKWPRLGTLQCVNTLERFPSVGVAPSLPLPSFHKVLEPNWRSLNRSSHPEGGDVPELTDLQKELLRLMGSYRDVYYPECSPLKEGPEVRRAYCLHALNHVLKANSRVLAHNAQLKVKGADEEEEFRDQGLTRPKVLILVPFRDGALRVVQTFIALLETEGKKMDVSHKKRFRDEYGEEPTDRPSNLHRPDDYLAVFSGNVDDHFRIGVSILKRSMRLYSPFYSSDVIIASPLGLRTLLGAEGEAQRDFDFLSSVELLVVDQADVILMQNWEHMLHVLKHMNLQPLDSHGVDFSRVRLWNLNNWASYYRQTLVFSATQEPQINNILSKHCHNYRGQVATKNLPKTGSICQVMVQLPHVFHAFQADSFMDQDARFQFFVDKVLPQFRDSVMSHTLVYVPSYFDFVRLRSYLRKEDVSFASVSEYSQRAEVSQARHYFQRGEKQLMLFSERFHFYKRYTIKGIQNLIFYALPTYAHFYSEVCNMLQVGSLEGVASLTCTVLYSRYDAHRLAGVVGGERAAHMLRSKKSVHLFVTGEENNG from the exons ATGGGGAAAAGAAGACAGAAACATCAAGATCTGAGGGCTTTAACGAAAAAGCAAAAGAAACACCTGAAAGAGTTTGGAGAGCAACATCCCTTTCATGATAA TGTTACTGAGAGGCACGAGAAAACACACATTATGCGATTG CCCAACAGTCCGGAGCACTCCGGGCCCGACAGCGATGAAGACGACGGGGAAGGAAAACCGTCTGCGTATGAACAGCTGCTGTCAACAATGAACCATGTGGCTGGGCAAGACAGCGAggatgaggagagtgaggatgatgatgaggaagaggaactgGTCAACTCGAACGAAG TAGGCGATGTAGATCAAagcagagatgatgatgatgaggacggtgacaaagatgatgatgaagacgaGGAAGATGACGGCGAGGGCGATGCAGCACCAGCGAAGTCCACAGACGAAGAACCTGAGGAAGGAGGGATGaagagagtggaggagaagaaTGACGATGAGGAGGAACCACAGGAGGAGTTCACAGACCAGGTGCAGGAGGCCGAGTTCTGCCTGGAGACGAACCTCCCTGTGGACGAGGGACAGGAGGAGCCACAGCAGGAGGAGCCACAGCGGGAGGAACAGCACCTCACGGAAG ACACGTTTGTGAAGCACGTGGAGACGGAGCTGAGTGATGCAGAGGTCAAGATGATCTCAGAGGGCTCTAAAACGAAGACTCAGGTGAAG TGGCCCAGGCTGGGCACGCTGCAGTGCGTGAACACTCTGGAGCGGTTTCCCTCGGTGGGCGTGGCTCCCTCTCTGCCCTTGCCTTCCTTCCACAAGGTGCTGGAGCCAAACTGGCGGTCCCTGAACCGGTCCTCCCATCCTGAAGGGGGAGACGTGCCGGAACTCACAGACCTGCAGAAGGAGCTGCTGAGACTTATGG GGTCCTACAGGGATGTGTATTACCCAGAATGCTCTCCGCTGAAGGAGGGGCCAGAGGTTCGTCGGGCGTACTGCCTCCATGCCCTCAATCATGTGCTGAAGGCCAACTCCAGGGTCCTTGCCCACAATGCCCAGCTGAAGGTCAAAGGTgcggatgaggaggaggagttcaGGGACCAGGGCCTCACTCGGCCCAAG GTCCTGATCCTGGTGCCGTTCCGGGATGGTGCTCTGCGGGTCGTGCAGACGTTCATCGCCCTGTTGGAGACTGAGGGGAAGAAAATGGACGTGAGCCACAAGAAGAGGTTTCGGGACGAGTACGGCGAGGAACCGACCGACAGGCCGTCCAACCTGCACCGGCCGGACGACTACCTCGCCGTGTTCTCGGGCAACGTGGACGACCACTTCAGGATAG GCGTGTCCATCCTGAAGCGCAGCATGCGTCTCTACTCTCCTTTCTACTCGTCCGACGTCATCATCGCGTCTCCGTTGGGCTTGCGCACCCTGCTGGGCGCGGAGGGGGAGGCCCAGCGCGACTTCGACTTCCTGTCCTCCGTCGAGCTGCTCGTCGTCGACCAGGCCGACGTGATACTCATGCAGAACTGGGAGCACATGCTG CACGTGCTGAAACACATGAACCTGCAGCCGCTGGACTCGCACGGCGTGGACTTCTCGCGCGTGCGCTTGTGGAACTTGAACAACTGGGCGTCCTACTACAGACAGACGCTGGTGTTCAGTGCCACCCAGGAGCCCCAGATCAACAACATCCTCTCCAAACACTGCCACAACTACCGGGGGCAG GTTGCTACTAAGAACCTGCCCAAAACGGGCTCCATCTGCCAGGTGATGGTGCAACTGCCACACGTCTTTCACGCGTTCCAAGCCGACAGTTTCATGGACCAGGATGCCAG GTTCCAGTTCTTTGTGGACAAGGTGCTTCCCCAGTTCAGGGATTCGGTCATGTCCCACACGCTGGTCTACGTGCCGTCGTACTTCGACTTCGTACGCTTGCGGAGCTACCTGCGAAAGGAGGACGTGAGTTTCGCGAGCGTCAGCGAGTACTCGCAGCGAGCGGAGGTGTCACAAGCTCGCCATTACTTCCAGAGAGGAGAAAAACAGCTCATGCTATTTTCCGAGAGGTTCCACTTTTACAAGAG GTACACCATTAAAGGGATCCAGAACCTCATCTTCTATGCCCTGCCCACCTACGCCCACTTCTACAGCGAGGTGTGCAACATGCTGCAGGTGGGCTCCCTAGAGGGCGTGGCCTCCCTCACCTGCACGGTGCTGTACTCCCGCTACGACGCTCACAGGCTGGCGGGCGTGGTCGGCGGAGAACGCGCTGCCCACATGCTCCGCTCCAAGAAGTCTGTTCACCTGTTTGTCACCGGAGAGGAGAACAATGGTTAA